The Streptomyces cynarae genome contains a region encoding:
- a CDS encoding MGMT family protein, with amino-acid sequence MSEENLAADSLPEYAERVLDVAERIPPGRVMTYGDVAEWLEDGGPRQVGRVMALYGGAVPWWRVIRADGVLLPGHELEALGHYRAEGTPLREAGRASEGHLPRVDMRRARWDGVERAEDHT; translated from the coding sequence ATGAGCGAGGAGAACCTTGCGGCGGACTCCCTGCCCGAGTACGCGGAACGGGTCCTTGACGTGGCCGAACGCATTCCGCCGGGGCGCGTGATGACGTACGGGGACGTCGCCGAGTGGCTGGAGGACGGAGGCCCGCGCCAGGTGGGCCGTGTGATGGCCCTCTACGGCGGAGCGGTCCCCTGGTGGCGTGTCATCCGCGCGGACGGCGTACTGCTCCCGGGCCATGAGCTGGAGGCGCTCGGCCACTACCGGGCGGAGGGCACCCCACTGCGGGAGGCCGGCCGCGCCTCGGAGGGGCATCTGCCGCGGGTCGACATGAGGCGGGCGCGCTGGGACGGCGTCGAACGCGCGGAGGATCACACCTGA
- a CDS encoding ATP-dependent helicase has protein sequence MSSSSSTRRLPHPRVREGSRGAYRLVRTPPVRVDPPRLDASQRAVVEHESGPLLVLAGPGTGKTTTLVESVAARIARGGDPERILVLTFSRRAAVDLRDRMALRTGAAHAPQATTFHSFCYALVRAHQDSGLFAEPLRLLSGPEQDVAVRELLAGQPDLERLGLAHVRWPDELRACLTTRGFADEVRAVLARSRELGLGPDALRRFAERTGRPDWQAASAFLAEYLDVLDLQGVIDYAELVHRAVLLARRPGVAERMAGQYDAVYVDEYQDTDPAQVRLLRALAGDGRTLVAFGDPDQSIYAFRGADVNGILDFPHAFPRTDGAPAPLEVLRTSRRSGAALLAATRLLTQRMPLTRLPAEKVRAHRELAAVRDGGRVEVYTYPTPGTELDNIADILRRAHLEDGVPWGEMAVLVRAGARTIPTVRRALTAAGVPLDIDGDDLPLRHEPAVTPLLTALRAVARAEASRTGSEEAQEEGIEREAWLDTETALTLLASPLAGMDAADLRRLGRALREEERVAGNPAPPPSDDLLARALAEPERLVTHDPAYARGAQRLGALLRKARERLADGGTAEEALWVLWDGTPWPRRLENASRRGGAAGRNADRDLDAVCALFATAARAEERTGGRGALNFLEEIEAQDIAADTLTRRAVRPDAVRLMTAHRSKGLQWRLVVVAGVQEGLWPDLRRRGSLLEADRIGRDGLAEPLTPGALLAEERRLFYVACTRARERLVVTAVKAPADDGDQPSRFLVELGVEPRDVAGRPRRPLSVAALVAELRATTVDPRASDALRAAAARRLARLAALTDEDGRPLVPSAHPYRWWGMWDPTESKVPLRDRDQPVVLSGSALDQLANTCALQWFLGREVKADTPATAAQGFGNVVHVLADEVASGRTPADLDVLMERLDSVWNALAFDAPWKSAQEKDNARAALERFLKWHVHSNGARAGRTPVASEHDFDVTLEAGDYQVRIRGSMDRVESDGEGRAYVVDFKTGKQVPSAAEVDRHPQLAVYQLAVREGAVDEAFGGRRPEPGGAELVHLRQGAAKKDGGDTLPKVQAQHPLEGEWAGELLATAAGKVLDEHFSPTTGQHCTHCAFRASCSARPEGRQVVD, from the coding sequence GTGAGCTCCTCTTCCTCCACCAGGCGCCTGCCGCACCCCCGGGTGCGGGAGGGGAGCCGTGGCGCTTACCGACTGGTGCGTACCCCGCCCGTCCGGGTGGATCCCCCTCGACTGGACGCGAGCCAGCGCGCGGTGGTTGAGCACGAGTCCGGCCCTCTGCTCGTTCTCGCGGGTCCGGGCACCGGGAAGACGACCACGCTCGTCGAGTCCGTCGCCGCCCGGATCGCCCGCGGCGGCGACCCGGAACGCATCCTGGTGCTCACCTTCAGCCGCAGGGCCGCCGTCGACCTGCGCGACCGGATGGCGCTGCGCACCGGCGCGGCGCACGCCCCGCAGGCGACCACTTTCCACTCGTTCTGCTACGCCCTGGTCCGCGCCCACCAGGACAGCGGCCTCTTCGCCGAGCCCCTGCGGCTGCTGTCCGGCCCCGAGCAGGACGTGGCGGTGCGCGAGCTGCTCGCCGGCCAGCCCGATCTGGAGCGCCTCGGCCTCGCACACGTGCGTTGGCCCGACGAGCTGCGCGCCTGTCTGACCACGCGTGGCTTCGCCGACGAGGTCCGCGCCGTGCTGGCCCGCAGCCGGGAACTCGGCCTCGGCCCGGACGCCCTGCGCCGCTTCGCCGAGCGGACGGGCCGCCCCGACTGGCAGGCCGCGTCCGCCTTCCTCGCCGAGTACCTGGACGTCCTCGACCTCCAGGGAGTGATCGACTACGCGGAGCTGGTGCACCGTGCGGTCCTGCTGGCTCGCCGCCCCGGCGTCGCCGAGCGCATGGCCGGCCAGTACGACGCGGTCTACGTCGACGAGTACCAGGACACCGACCCCGCTCAGGTACGGCTCCTGCGGGCGCTCGCGGGCGACGGCCGGACCCTGGTCGCCTTCGGCGACCCCGACCAGTCGATCTACGCGTTCCGGGGCGCCGACGTGAACGGCATCCTGGACTTCCCCCACGCCTTCCCGCGCACCGACGGCGCACCGGCGCCCTTGGAGGTCCTCAGGACGTCCCGCCGCTCCGGCGCCGCTCTCCTGGCCGCGACCCGCCTGCTGACCCAGCGCATGCCGCTGACCCGGCTTCCGGCGGAGAAGGTACGCGCCCACCGGGAACTCGCCGCCGTACGGGACGGGGGCCGCGTCGAGGTCTACACGTACCCCACCCCGGGCACGGAGCTGGACAACATCGCCGACATCCTGCGCCGGGCGCACCTGGAGGACGGCGTTCCGTGGGGCGAGATGGCCGTCCTGGTGCGCGCCGGAGCCCGCACGATCCCGACGGTCCGCCGCGCCCTGACGGCCGCGGGAGTTCCCCTGGACATCGACGGCGACGACCTGCCGCTGCGCCACGAACCGGCGGTGACCCCGCTGCTGACGGCGCTGCGGGCGGTGGCGCGGGCGGAGGCGTCGCGAACAGGGTCGGAGGAAGCCCAAGAGGAGGGGATCGAACGGGAAGCCTGGCTGGACACCGAGACCGCGCTCACCCTCCTCGCCTCGCCGCTCGCCGGTATGGACGCCGCGGACCTGCGCCGCCTCGGCCGTGCCCTGCGCGAGGAGGAGCGGGTGGCCGGCAACCCCGCACCCCCGCCCTCCGACGACCTGCTCGCCCGGGCGCTGGCCGAACCCGAGCGGCTGGTGACGCACGACCCGGCGTACGCGCGCGGAGCCCAGCGCCTCGGTGCGCTGCTCAGGAAGGCCCGCGAGCGGCTCGCGGACGGCGGCACCGCAGAGGAGGCCCTGTGGGTGCTGTGGGACGGCACGCCGTGGCCCAGGCGCTTGGAGAACGCCTCCCGGCGCGGCGGCGCGGCCGGGCGCAACGCCGACCGCGACCTGGATGCCGTGTGCGCCCTGTTCGCGACCGCCGCGCGCGCGGAGGAGCGCACCGGCGGCCGGGGCGCCCTGAACTTCCTGGAGGAGATAGAGGCCCAGGACATAGCCGCCGACACACTCACCCGCCGCGCCGTGCGTCCTGACGCCGTCCGCCTGATGACCGCGCACCGCTCCAAGGGACTGCAGTGGCGCCTGGTCGTCGTCGCCGGAGTCCAGGAGGGCCTGTGGCCCGACCTGCGCCGCCGCGGCTCCCTCCTGGAGGCCGACCGTATCGGCCGTGACGGGCTCGCCGAGCCCCTCACCCCGGGCGCGCTGCTCGCCGAGGAGCGCCGCCTGTTCTACGTCGCCTGCACACGCGCGCGTGAGCGGCTGGTCGTCACCGCCGTGAAGGCCCCAGCCGACGACGGGGACCAGCCTTCCCGCTTCCTCGTCGAACTCGGCGTCGAACCCAGGGACGTCGCCGGCCGCCCACGCCGTCCCCTGTCCGTCGCCGCCCTGGTCGCCGAACTGCGCGCCACGACCGTCGACCCGCGTGCCTCCGACGCCCTCCGTGCGGCCGCCGCCCGTCGGCTGGCCAGGCTCGCCGCCCTCACCGACGAGGACGGACGGCCCCTGGTGCCGTCGGCCCACCCGTACCGCTGGTGGGGCATGTGGGACCCGACCGAGAGCAAGGTGCCGCTGCGCGACCGCGACCAGCCCGTCGTGCTCTCCGGAAGCGCCCTCGACCAGCTCGCGAACACCTGTGCCCTGCAGTGGTTCCTGGGCCGCGAGGTGAAGGCCGACACGCCCGCGACCGCCGCACAGGGGTTCGGGAACGTGGTGCACGTCCTCGCCGACGAGGTCGCCTCCGGTCGCACCCCGGCCGACCTGGATGTGCTCATGGAACGCCTGGACTCGGTGTGGAACGCGCTCGCCTTCGACGCGCCGTGGAAGTCCGCCCAGGAGAAGGACAACGCGCGCGCGGCGCTCGAACGCTTCCTGAAGTGGCACGTCCACTCCAATGGCGCCCGCGCCGGGCGCACCCCGGTGGCGAGCGAGCACGACTTCGACGTCACCCTCGAAGCGGGCGACTACCAGGTGCGTATCCGCGGCTCCATGGACCGGGTGGAATCCGACGGCGAGGGCCGCGCCTACGTGGTCGACTTCAAGACCGGCAAGCAGGTGCCCAGCGCCGCCGAGGTGGACCGTCACCCGCAGCTCGCGGTCTACCAGCTGGCCGTGCGCGAGGGCGCCGTCGACGAGGCGTTCGGCGGCCGGCGTCCCGAGCCGGGCGGTGCGGAACTGGTCCACCTGCGGCAGGGCGCCGCCAAGAAGGACGGCGGGGACACGCTGCCCAAGGTGCAGGCGCAGCACCCCCTGGAAGGTGAGTGGGCCGGGGAGCTGCTGGCCACCGCCGCCGGCAAGGTCCTCGACGAGCATTTCTCCCCGACCACCGGGCAGCACTGCACGCACTGCGCGTTCCGGGCGTCGTGCAGCGCGCGGCCGGAGGGCCGGCAGGTCGTGGACTGA
- a CDS encoding alpha/beta hydrolase, translated as MPNRLSKRAAAVSAAAVLVSSLLTGCASGFVDGELSSQKLIWNNCPAPSASEGGGTAPSPLPNGGRWQCATMKAPLNWDDPTSGTIDIALIRVKASGPPSERIGSLIFNFGGPGGSGVTALPAFAQDYETLRTRYDLVSFDPRGVGRSAGVKCEDDQRLDAFFQQDETPDNAAELTAFLNSTKQFSSACQKHSGRVLPYVRTTDAARDMDLLRQVLGDKKLQYFGISYGTELGGVYAHLFPKNVGRAVLDGVVDPTQDPEQSALGQAKGFQLALDNYARDCTSKSTGCPVGRTPQDVENRIVALLKRLDAKPIPGIFPRRLTQTAATNGIAQALYSKDFWGYLTEGLQRAYAGDGEVLMVLSDALNGRDENGQYSNLIPANVAINCADEKPRYTPADVKAKLPEFRAASPVFGDFLAWGMLSCTGWPVAGAANHPNVSAPGAPPILVIGNTGDPATPYEGAKRMADALGKGVGVEVTYKGQGHGAYDSRNKCVQSVVNGYLLNGKVPAAGTVCT; from the coding sequence ATGCCGAACCGTCTCTCGAAGCGTGCCGCCGCCGTGAGCGCCGCCGCCGTGCTTGTGTCCTCCCTTCTGACGGGCTGCGCCAGCGGCTTCGTGGACGGGGAGCTGTCGAGTCAGAAGCTGATCTGGAACAACTGCCCGGCGCCGTCCGCGTCGGAGGGCGGCGGCACCGCTCCCTCACCGCTGCCGAACGGCGGACGGTGGCAGTGCGCGACCATGAAGGCGCCCCTGAACTGGGACGACCCCACGAGCGGCACCATCGACATCGCGCTGATCAGGGTCAAGGCCAGCGGCCCCCCGAGCGAGCGAATCGGCTCCCTGATCTTCAACTTCGGCGGCCCGGGCGGCTCCGGCGTGACCGCGCTGCCCGCCTTCGCACAGGACTACGAGACCCTGCGCACCCGCTATGACCTCGTGAGTTTCGACCCGCGCGGAGTCGGCCGGAGCGCTGGCGTGAAATGCGAGGACGATCAGCGGCTCGACGCCTTCTTCCAGCAGGACGAGACACCCGACAACGCGGCCGAGCTGACGGCCTTCCTCAACAGCACCAAACAGTTCAGCAGCGCCTGCCAGAAGCACTCCGGCAGGGTGCTGCCGTATGTACGCACCACCGACGCGGCACGCGACATGGACCTGCTGCGCCAGGTGCTCGGCGACAAGAAGCTGCAGTACTTCGGCATCTCGTACGGCACCGAACTCGGCGGTGTCTACGCGCACTTGTTCCCGAAGAACGTCGGGCGGGCCGTGCTGGACGGGGTCGTCGACCCGACACAGGACCCGGAACAGAGCGCGCTCGGACAGGCCAAGGGATTCCAGCTCGCGCTCGACAACTACGCCCGGGACTGCACCTCCAAGAGCACCGGATGCCCGGTCGGCCGCACCCCGCAGGATGTCGAGAACCGGATCGTCGCGCTGCTGAAGAGACTCGACGCCAAGCCGATCCCCGGAATCTTCCCCCGCAGGCTGACCCAGACCGCCGCGACCAACGGCATCGCACAGGCGCTGTACTCCAAGGACTTCTGGGGCTACCTGACCGAAGGGCTGCAGCGGGCCTACGCGGGCGACGGGGAGGTGCTGATGGTGCTCTCGGACGCGTTGAACGGGCGCGACGAGAACGGCCAGTACAGCAACCTCATCCCTGCGAACGTCGCCATCAACTGCGCCGACGAGAAGCCGCGGTACACGCCGGCCGACGTGAAGGCCAAGCTGCCGGAGTTCCGGGCCGCCTCCCCGGTGTTCGGCGACTTCCTGGCCTGGGGCATGCTCAGTTGCACCGGCTGGCCCGTGGCAGGAGCCGCCAACCATCCGAACGTGAGCGCGCCCGGCGCCCCGCCGATCCTCGTGATCGGCAACACCGGAGATCCGGCCACCCCTTACGAGGGCGCCAAGAGGATGGCGGACGCGCTGGGCAAGGGCGTCGGCGTGGAGGTGACGTACAAGGGCCAGGGGCACGGCGCCTACGACAGCAGGAACAAGTGCGTGCAGAGCGTCGTGAACGGCTACCTGCTGAACGGAAAGGTCCCCGCGGCCGGCACCGTCTGCACCTGA
- a CDS encoding lysylphosphatidylglycerol synthase transmembrane domain-containing protein, with amino-acid sequence MKQQGVHPDGAEGTPGGSSRPDTAAAGQHAGEEANEEANQETLAGDLARETTRDSHGEKAPDSAAGPAPAPGDDTPRTAAAHRGPQRDKEGADAHNDEVEGDEPLLPARVHRPSDLMRLLVGVLGIGVLLAVAAFAHGTTSGLEQDINRGTGQAPDLLIKLAGLASSIAILLVPVAFAIERLIKRDGVRIADGVLAAVLAHGVTLATDLWVARAAPPSIQEALTQPSPGDIHALTDPVHGYLAPVIAYMTAVGMSRRPRWRAVLWVVLLLDAFSMLVTGYTTPFSIILTVLIGWSVAAGTLYAVGSPNVRPTGRTLMAGLRTVGFRPVSAAREEMHDTADNGDRGRRYFVTLEDGPPLDVTVVDREQQAQGFFYRVWRRLTLRGITTRRSLQSLRQALEQEALLAYAAIAAGANAPKLIATSELGPDAVMLVYEHTGGRTLDQLADQEINDELLHDTWQQVRALQSRRIAHRRLAGDALVVDRSGTVILTDLRGGEIAAGDLVLRMDIAQLLTTLGLRVGAERAVASAVDVLGPDAVADCLPMLQPIALTRSTRATLRKLARERAEREREAVLEASRQDKAARGEETHDGSGVVLDKPDKKAVRAEQRAEKRAIDEALDEAREEDLLTQIRHQVLRIRPQAPVEPARLERVRPRTLISFMAGAVGAYFLLTQLTHIQFGTLFANAEWGWVAAAVFFSALSYVAAAMALLGFVPERVPFVRTVAAQVAGSFVKIVAPAAVGGVALNTRFLQRAGVRPGLAVASVGASQLFGLGCHILMLLSFGYLTGTEKTPSLSPSRTVIAGLLTVAVLVLVVTSVPFLRKFVVTRVRSLFAGVVPRMLDVLQRPQKLVTGIGGMLLLTASFVMCLDASIRAFGHEERTTLSLASVAVVFLAGNALGSAAPTPGGVGAVEATLTVGLIAVGLPKEVAAPAVLLYRLLTLWLPVLPGWLFFNHLTRKDAL; translated from the coding sequence ATGAAGCAGCAGGGCGTGCACCCCGACGGCGCGGAGGGCACCCCTGGGGGTTCGTCGCGCCCTGACACCGCCGCCGCGGGCCAACACGCCGGCGAAGAGGCGAACGAAGAAGCGAACCAGGAGACGCTCGCCGGCGACCTCGCGCGCGAGACGACGCGCGACAGCCACGGCGAGAAGGCGCCCGACAGCGCAGCCGGACCCGCCCCGGCACCTGGCGACGACACGCCGCGGACAGCGGCTGCCCATCGGGGACCGCAGCGGGACAAGGAGGGCGCCGACGCCCACAACGACGAGGTGGAGGGCGACGAACCGCTGCTCCCCGCGCGCGTGCACCGTCCCTCGGACCTGATGCGGCTTCTGGTGGGCGTGCTCGGGATCGGGGTGCTGCTCGCGGTCGCCGCGTTCGCGCACGGCACCACGTCGGGGCTCGAGCAGGACATCAACAGGGGCACGGGGCAGGCACCCGATCTGCTGATCAAGCTCGCGGGTCTGGCATCGAGCATCGCGATCCTGCTGGTACCGGTCGCCTTCGCGATCGAACGGCTGATCAAGCGGGACGGGGTGCGCATCGCCGACGGCGTCCTCGCGGCGGTCCTGGCCCACGGAGTGACACTCGCCACGGACCTGTGGGTCGCCCGGGCCGCCCCGCCCTCCATCCAGGAAGCGCTCACTCAGCCCTCCCCCGGCGACATTCACGCCCTGACCGATCCGGTGCACGGCTATCTCGCGCCCGTCATCGCGTATATGACGGCCGTGGGCATGTCACGCAGGCCGCGCTGGCGTGCCGTGCTGTGGGTGGTGTTGCTCCTCGACGCCTTCTCGATGCTGGTCACCGGCTACACCACACCGTTCTCGATCATTCTGACGGTGCTGATCGGCTGGAGTGTGGCGGCCGGAACGCTGTACGCGGTGGGCTCGCCGAACGTACGGCCCACCGGGCGAACCCTGATGGCGGGGCTGCGCACCGTCGGCTTCCGCCCCGTGAGCGCGGCACGCGAGGAGATGCACGACACGGCGGACAACGGCGACCGCGGCCGCCGCTACTTCGTCACTCTGGAGGACGGCCCGCCCCTCGACGTCACCGTCGTCGACCGCGAGCAACAGGCGCAGGGCTTCTTCTACCGCGTGTGGCGGCGGCTGACGCTGCGCGGGATCACCACCCGGCGCAGCCTGCAGTCGCTGCGGCAGGCCCTGGAGCAGGAGGCGCTCCTCGCGTACGCGGCCATCGCGGCCGGCGCCAACGCGCCCAAGCTGATCGCGACCTCCGAGCTGGGCCCCGACGCCGTGATGCTCGTCTACGAGCACACCGGCGGCCGCACCCTGGACCAGCTGGCCGATCAGGAGATCAACGACGAACTGCTGCACGACACCTGGCAGCAGGTGCGGGCGCTGCAGTCGCGGCGCATCGCGCACCGTCGGCTCGCTGGTGACGCCCTCGTGGTGGATCGTTCCGGCACCGTCATCCTGACGGATCTGCGCGGTGGCGAGATCGCGGCCGGTGACCTGGTGCTGCGCATGGACATCGCGCAGCTGCTGACCACACTCGGGCTCCGGGTCGGCGCCGAGCGGGCGGTGGCATCCGCGGTCGACGTGCTCGGCCCGGACGCGGTCGCCGACTGTCTGCCCATGCTCCAGCCCATCGCGCTGACCCGCTCCACGCGCGCGACGCTCCGGAAGCTGGCCCGGGAACGGGCCGAGCGCGAGCGGGAAGCGGTCCTCGAAGCGTCCCGGCAGGACAAGGCGGCCCGTGGGGAGGAGACGCACGACGGCTCCGGGGTCGTCCTCGACAAGCCCGACAAGAAGGCGGTACGCGCCGAGCAGCGGGCCGAGAAGCGGGCGATCGACGAGGCGCTGGACGAGGCCCGCGAGGAGGACCTGCTCACCCAGATCCGCCACCAGGTGCTGCGCATCCGGCCGCAGGCACCGGTGGAGCCGGCCCGCCTGGAGCGGGTCCGGCCGCGCACGCTGATCAGCTTCATGGCGGGCGCCGTCGGCGCCTACTTCCTGCTGACGCAGCTCACCCACATCCAGTTCGGCACCCTCTTCGCCAACGCCGAGTGGGGCTGGGTCGCGGCGGCCGTGTTCTTCTCCGCACTGAGCTACGTCGCGGCGGCGATGGCGCTGCTGGGCTTCGTGCCCGAGCGGGTTCCGTTCGTGCGGACCGTGGCCGCTCAGGTCGCCGGGTCCTTCGTGAAGATCGTGGCGCCCGCCGCGGTCGGGGGCGTGGCGCTCAACACGCGCTTCCTCCAGCGCGCGGGGGTGCGGCCGGGGCTCGCGGTGGCGAGCGTGGGCGCCTCCCAGCTGTTCGGGCTGGGCTGTCACATCCTGATGCTGCTGTCCTTCGGATACCTCACGGGCACCGAGAAGACGCCGTCCCTGTCCCCGTCCCGTACGGTCATCGCGGGCCTGCTGACGGTCGCTGTGCTCGTCCTGGTGGTCACGTCCGTGCCGTTCCTGCGGAAATTCGTCGTCACGCGCGTGCGGTCGCTGTTCGCCGGTGTCGTCCCGCGCATGCTCGACGTACTGCAGCGGCCGCAGAAACTGGTCACCGGCATCGGCGGCATGCTGCTGCTGACCGCGTCCTTCGTGATGTGCCTGGACGCCTCGATCCGGGCGTTCGGCCACGAGGAGAGGACCACGCTGAGCCTGGCCAGCGTCGCGGTCGTCTTCCTCGCCGGCAACGCCCTCGGCTCGGCCGCCCCGACTCCGGGCGGTGTGGGCGCGGTCGAGGCGACCCTGACGGTCGGTCTGATCGCCGTCGGCCTCCCCAAGGAGGTCGCGGCTCCCGCGGTGCTGTTGTACCGGCTGCTGACGCTGTGGCTGCCGGTGCTGCCCGGGTGGCTCTTCTTCAACCATCTGACACGCAAGGACGCCCTCTAG